The Natronolimnobius baerhuensis DNA segment CACCGAACTCGACGACTTCGACGACCGTCCCGTCGACGACTTCCTGCATCTGTGGATCGAACGTGAGGGCATCGAAATCGGCTTCGTAGTAGACGCCAGGTTCGTTCGGGAGCACTGTCCCCTCGCCGATATCGTGGACGTTCGTCACCGAGACGATGCTGCCGACTTCTTCGTCCATTCGGCCTTCGAGTTTGTCCTGTAGCAGTCGCTTCACGAGGTTCGGCGAAACGTCACCGAGTGCCTCAGGCGGTACCTCCACCGTATCTTTCAATCTGACCCGTTTGTACATCTATGGTTGAGTTATCGCTAACTTGTTTCTCCCGCGTAATGCAATTACCGGTACGCTCGCCTCGAGCACCCGGTCGCCCAATGGGCGGTCGTTCGTGACGACGTAGTCGACGGTGCCCCGACGGGCGAGTTCGACCAGCGCGTCGTCGGCGTACGATGCCTCCGTGTCGACGATGAGACAGCGTTCAGTCGCCAGGTCGTGGCCGACGTTCGCTGCCGTCCCCTCCGTCCCACCCTTCTCAGAGAGGCGACGAAGTTCTTCGATGACGGCCTGTGGCGCAGTCGGCTCGTAGCCATCGAGGACGCGCTCGAGTTCGTCGAACAATCGCACGTCGAGTTCGACTGGCATCATGAGCGCGCTCGTATCCAGTGCGACTTGTGCCGGTCCTGTGCCCGTACTCATTCGTCGTCAGTGCCCGTAATGTTACTCCTTGAGCGTCCCGAGTCCGATCAGTCGCCAGCGAGCACCGATACGGCGATTGATCGCGATTTTCGCGCCGGGTTCGGCCGCGACGGGCCGTTTGAGGTTAACCTCACACTCGCCTTCACGTGCGCTAGTGACCGCGCCGACGGTCGTTGCCGTCCCGACGGTCATCATCAGCGGCTCGCCCGTGCTGATCTCCTCGACTTCGCCGCCGTCAGTCCCGACGACACGCTCGAGGAGGTCAACATCCATCGTGAACGCCTGCCAGGTTGGCGGAAGCGAGCCGCGTGGCCCGGCCAGTCGGCCAGCGAGGGCGTCACCTTTCGTCAACGATGGATCGAGTCCAGTCCCGACACCCAGCAGGCCGCCGGGTGTTGCGGTGTCGACTCCCTCGCCGCCAGCTTGCAGCGAGCGGATCGTCGTCTCGATTGGGACGTACTCGGTCTGGCCGCCTTCTTCGACTTCGCGGCCGGGTTTGATCTCGATCTCGTCGTCGACCTCGAGTTCGCCCTGGACGAGGCTGCCGCCGAGGACACCGCCGGAGAGGTCGGAAGCGGTGGTGCCTGGTTTGTTGATGTCGAAGCTCCGGGCGACGTGCATGCGCGGATCGGCATCGGGGTCGCGCTCGGGCGTCGGAATCTCGTCTTCGATAGCCTGAATGAGGAGGTCAATGTTGACTTCCTGGCCAGCAGAGACGGGAACGACCGGTGCGTCTTCGGCGACGGTTCCGGAGACGAACTCCTGGATCTCCTCGTAGTTGCGCTGGGCTTGGTCCGTGCTGACGAGGTCGACCTTGTTCTGGGCGATGACGATGTTATCGATGCCGATGATATCGAGCGCCATCAGGTGCTCTTCGGTCTGGGGCTGTGGGACGGGCTCGTTGGCGCTGACGACCAACACGGCTCCGTCCATCAGCGATGCTCCGGAGAGCATCGTCGCCATCAAGGTCTCGTGACCTGGGGCGTCGACGAACGACACGGTCCGAAGTGGCTCGCTTTCCGAGCCGTCCGGACACTCCTCTGAAACGGTGTAACAGTCGGG contains these protein-coding regions:
- a CDS encoding PIN domain-containing protein, whose protein sequence is MSTGTGPAQVALDTSALMMPVELDVRLFDELERVLDGYEPTAPQAVIEELRRLSEKGGTEGTAANVGHDLATERCLIVDTEASYADDALVELARRGTVDYVVTNDRPLGDRVLEASVPVIALRGRNKLAITQP
- a CDS encoding DNA-directed RNA polymerase, whose amino-acid sequence is MYKRVRLKDTVEVPPEALGDVSPNLVKRLLQDKLEGRMDEEVGSIVSVTNVHDIGEGTVLPNEPGVYYEADFDALTFDPQMQEVVDGTVVEVVEFGAFVGIGPVDGLLHVSQISDEYLAFDGENQQLASNDSNRTLGVEDAVRARIVTKSIDERNPRDSKIGLTAKQPGLGKHGWLKEEHERQEAPAEGE
- a CDS encoding translation initiation factor IF-2 subunit gamma, yielding MAGNQQPEVNIGLVGHVDHGKTTLVQALSGSWTDQHSEEMKRGISIRLGYADATFRYCDGLEEPDCYTVSEECPDGSESEPLRTVSFVDAPGHETLMATMLSGASLMDGAVLVVSANEPVPQPQTEEHLMALDIIGIDNIVIAQNKVDLVSTDQAQRNYEEIQEFVSGTVAEDAPVVPVSAGQEVNIDLLIQAIEDEIPTPERDPDADPRMHVARSFDINKPGTTASDLSGGVLGGSLVQGELEVDDEIEIKPGREVEEGGQTEYVPIETTIRSLQAGGEGVDTATPGGLLGVGTGLDPSLTKGDALAGRLAGPRGSLPPTWQAFTMDVDLLERVVGTDGGEVEEISTGEPLMMTVGTATTVGAVTSAREGECEVNLKRPVAAEPGAKIAINRRIGARWRLIGLGTLKE